From Rhinoraja longicauda isolate Sanriku21f chromosome 30, sRhiLon1.1, whole genome shotgun sequence, a single genomic window includes:
- the LOC144608078 gene encoding uncharacterized protein LOC144608078 isoform X2 yields MEEIEKKENGSGDAPANGTEEEENGAEHVAENAEEVDEEEEEDDGEGEEDGDEEEGAEEEGDDADGHAAKRPAEEQGEVESKRQKSENGESTKPKAEA; encoded by the exons atggaggaaattgaaaagaaagaaaatggaAGCGGCGATGCTCCAGCGAATGGAACA GAAGAGGAGGAGAATGGGGCAGAACATGTTGCTGAGAATgcagaggaagtagatgaggaagaggaagaagatgaTG GTGAGGGTGAAGAGGATGGTGATGAGGAAGAAGGTGCTGAGGAGGAAGGAGATGATGCAGATGGCCATGCAGCAAAGCGTCCTGCAGAGGAGCAG GGTGAAGTTGAAAGTAAGAGGCAAAAGTCAGAAAATGGAGAGTCAACAAAGCCCAAGGCTGAAGCTTAA
- the LOC144608078 gene encoding uncharacterized protein LOC144608078 isoform X1 — protein MADTVVDTSKDIKPKDLKEKGMEEIEKKENGSGDAPANGTEEEENGAEHVAENAEEVDEEEEEDDGEGEEDGDEEEGAEEEGDDADGHAAKRPAEEQGEVESKRQKSENGESTKPKAEA, from the exons ATGGCTGACACCGTAGTGGACACCTCCAAAGACATTAAACCCAAG GACCTGAAGGAAAAGggtatggaggaaattgaaaagaaagaaaatggaAGCGGCGATGCTCCAGCGAATGGAACA GAAGAGGAGGAGAATGGGGCAGAACATGTTGCTGAGAATgcagaggaagtagatgaggaagaggaagaagatgaTG GTGAGGGTGAAGAGGATGGTGATGAGGAAGAAGGTGCTGAGGAGGAAGGAGATGATGCAGATGGCCATGCAGCAAAGCGTCCTGCAGAGGAGCAG GGTGAAGTTGAAAGTAAGAGGCAAAAGTCAGAAAATGGAGAGTCAACAAAGCCCAAGGCTGAAGCTTAA